One Aquarana catesbeiana isolate 2022-GZ linkage group LG06, ASM4218655v1, whole genome shotgun sequence genomic region harbors:
- the LOC141148008 gene encoding olfactory receptor 1-like, with protein MENFTASKVFKIVPFFFKTEDKLYILVFLITIYFTCLLINIIIITVIYIDDHLHTPMYLFLCNLSIVDICFTTVTVPKLLHILLTDNNTISFTQCFSQFCFYALFGSSENIILFIMAYDRYVAICKPLHYHQILGRKNCLMLIAVTWISACTNSLLITKAASTMSFCHSKVIHQLFCDAKALLKISCAGTEMFFILLYLQILLFGVCLILCIAMSYVKIIAIIFKIKSTDARWKVFSTCLPHLTVIILYYTNSASVVLIPRSRYSELLEQSCTVIYTAVTPMLNPLIYTIRNKEVKRALVRMVKGK; from the coding sequence ATGGAGAATTTTACAGCATCTAAAGTGTTTAAGATTGTGCCATTTTTCTTTAAAACAGAGGATAAACtatacattttagtttttttaattacaATATATTTCACATGCctgttaataaatataattatcatCACAGTGATATATATTGATGACCATTTACACACCCCCATGTATCTGTTTCTCTGTAACTTATCCATTGTAGATATTTGTTTTACGACAGTCACTGTTCCTAAACTGCTACACATTTTACTAACTGACAATAATACAATATCATTTACTCAATGCTTTTCTCAGTTCTGTTTTTACGCTTTATTTGGCAGCagtgaaaatattattttattcattatGGCATATGACCGATATGTTGCTATCTGTAAGCCTTTACACTATCACCAAATTTTGGGGAGAAAAAACTGTTTGATGTTAATTGCAGTCACCTGGATCTCCGCTTGTACAAATTCTTTATTAATAACAAAGGCAGCGTCAACTATGTCATTTTGCCATTCTAAAGTAATTCATCAACTTTTCTGTGATGCCAAAGCTCTGCTCAAGATTTCATGTGCGGGAACTGAAATGTTCTTCATATTGCTGTACTTGCAGATTTTGTTGTTTGGCGTTTGTTTGATTTTGTGCATTGCGATGTCTTATGTGAAAATAATTGCCATCATCTTTAAAATTAAATCAACAGATGCAAGATGGAAAGTCTTCTCCACCTGCTTACCCCACCTCACTGTAATCATCCTCTACTATACAAACTCAGCATCCGTAGTACTGATTCCAAGATCTCGTTACTCAGAGCTCCTGGAACAAAGCTGCACTGTGATATACACAGCAGTGACACCCATGTTAAATCCTCTGATTTACACTATACGTAATAAAGAAGTCAAGAGAGCCCTGGTGAGAATGGTGAAGGGCAAGTAA